The sequence below is a genomic window from Candidatus Bipolaricaulota bacterium.
TCTCTTTCAGGGTCTTCAGGATCGCTTCTCGCTTCAGCAATCCTTTGGCCATTTCCTCATTGTATCTGTTCAGAATATGAATTCCGTCGGCGATCCCGATTGCCATCAGGATTACCGGAAGGACGAACGAGATGATCGTCACCGGCGCGTTAAAGATCGCCATCAGTCCAAGCGACCACACGACAGAGAAGCTGACTACAAGAAGAGGAAGCACCACCCCCCGCAGAGTCTGGAAACCCAAGTAAAGGACAAGGACGATCATCAGGATGACCAGTGGAAGGAGAATCTTAAGGTCCTTCCCCATCGACTCGGCAAGGACGAGGTTCATGTACGGAAGCCCGATGATGTAGATGCGGTCTGGAGGAGTGTCATACTCCTCGACGATCGTCGCGACCTCTTTGGCTATCTCCACCTCGTCCGCATCCGTCTTCAGCTTGATCGAAATGACAGCCGCCTTCCCATCGGAGGAGACGATGTAGTCCACAACCGTGTTGCTCGCCATAACTCGTTCACGGTAGGTCTCCATCTCCTCTGGGGTCTCGGGGACTGCCTCTCCCACCGCCGCTGGGCCAACTGCGAGTGTTGTTGCCGTCCCTGTGATCACTTGGGCGTTCAACGGGCCGGTCACTTCATCCACTCCGCGGAGCCCCTCGAACGCTTCTTGCATCGCGGAGATCTTTTCAAGGGTCTCTTTATTGAAGATCCCGTTCTCGTTCTCCACTGCGACCAGGAACAACTCTTGCGAACCGTATCGATCCTCGGCCCGTTCCATCGCCGCTACCGTTGGATCGCTCTTGTCGATGTAGTGCGAGAAGTCGGTGTCCACACGCAGGCGGGGGATGAAAGCGAGGAACCCCAACGTGATAAGAAGGATGACGCCGATCGTCAGGTAAGGGTGATCGACGATCCACTCGAAGAACCGTCTCATCGAAGCCAGCCTTGCGGGAAATAGAGGGCGGCGAAGAACCCCGGGAAGAGGTCCTCGCTCACGTCGGTCGCGGTTGCGATCCCATCGAAGACCCGATCGATGAGCCCAGAGAGGGCCAGAAGGTGCGCGTACTCCGGGGATCTCTCTTCGAAGTAAGGGGTCACAAGCCAGATCTGCGCTATGCTACCGTCATCGATACCCTTAGGGATGACGAGGATGATGTCGTAGTGGTCATCGGGAAGTGCTATACCACTTAAGGGATTCTCATAGCTTGACGTAACTTCAACAAGCTCAACGGAAAGATCCACCATCCCTGCCTTGCGAAGGATTCCGGCCAACGCCCCCACCCGCATCGTGGAGGCAAAGGTCTTCGTCTCATCGACAAGGAGCATGCGCGCCTTCAAAGGGGTGTTTAAAGCGCCGGCCGTCTGCCCCTTTGCAACAAGGGGGGAGCAGAACGACGAGAAGCCCGATCACAAGAACTAGACTCTTCTTTCTCATCTTCCATCTCTTTTCTTCAGCCCGTTCCAGATAAAGTCGGTAAGCTCGGTGGGGGCGGTCCTCTCCCACCATCTCCACAGTTTCGGAACCCGTCTTGAGGTCTACCATTGAACTTTATACAGTGACTGGTATATCCCGCAAATGGGGTGTAGCAGGGTGGTTCTTGCAACCTACATTACACCGGATTTCAGTCGGTTTATTACTCTTTCTCCCGCCATGGGCGCTCTTGTTCCTCTCCACGCTTGCGGCTGCGGCGCAGGAACGTCGGGATGTCGAAGTCGTCCCCTCCGAGCCGGCTCTCCTTCTCGAGCTTGGCGAGCATCGTCTCGTTCCCAAGAGATGGTCCCTCTTCCTCCCCGGTGTAGGATACTGAGAACCCGGTTGCAATCACGGTCAGGCGCACCTTCTCCATCCCGTCCCGGATCGCAGTGCCGAATATGATGTCCGCCTTGTCGGAGACCGCCTCGCGGATGAGGGACGCCGCTTCTGTCACCTCTTCCAAGGTCAGGTCGGAGCCGCCGGTGATGTTCATGATCACCTTCCGCGCCCCCTTGATCGAGCCGTCGAGGAGCGGCGAGGAGATGGCGTTCCGCGCCGCTTCCTTGGTCTTTCCCTCTCCTTCTCCCTCGCCGATCCCCATCATCGCTGTCCCGGCGCCGCGCATCACGCTCTCGATGTCGGCAAAGTCGAGGTTGATCATCCCAGGGACAGTGATCAGATCGGAGATTCCCTCCACCCCCTGGCGCAGGATCTCGTCGGCCATCTCGAACGCCTTGGTGATCGGAGTGTCGGCCGGCGCGACCTTGAGGAGCTTGTCGTTGGAGATCGTGATCAGGGCATCGACCGCCTGAGAGAGGCGTGCGATCCCGGCCTCCGCCTTCTCGGCCCGCGCCAGCCCCTCGAACGAGAACGGGCGGGTGACGATCGCGGTGGTGAGGATCCCCGCCTCCTTGGCGAGGGCGGCGATCACCGGAGCGGCACCGGTACCGGTCCCTCCCCCCATCCCTGCGGTGATGAACACCATGTCCACCCCCTCGAGGAGGTCCATGATCTCCTCCCGGCTCTCCTCGGCCGCTGCTTTTCCGATCTCCGGGTTTCCGCCAGCCCCGAGTCCGCTGGTCAGCTTGCGCCCGATCTGCAGGGTGCGGTGGGCACGGACGACCTCGAGTACCTGGGCGTCGGTGTTCACCGCCACGAGCTCCACTCCCTTGACGCTCGTGTCGAACATCCTGTCGACGGCGTTTCCGCCGCCGCCCCCGACGCCGATCACCATCAGCCGCGCCGGCGGGGTGAGGTTCCTCTCCTCTACCATCTTCCTACCCCCGGAAGAAGCGGCTGAACCACGCGAACAGCTTATTGATCAACGAGCCGGAGGAGCGCCGCCGCCGCGTGGTGGAGTAGAGTTGCTTCTTGAAGTCCTTGGTCTCCACCGCGTACCGCAACAGACCGATAGCAGTGGCGTAGATCGGGGACTCGACGATGTCGCGTAGCCCGTGGATCCCCTGCGGGATCTTCCCCCGCCGTACCGGGATCCCGTAGCGCTGAGCAGCGAACTCCACGATCCCGTCGAGGAGCGACGTACCACCGGTGAGGACGAGCCCGGCCGGGACGAGGTCCCGGTAGCCGGCATCCTCCACCTCCTGCATCGCCAGGTCGAGGAGCTCCTCCACCCGCGGCTCGATGATCTTGGCCAGCTTCTTTCTCGATACTGTCTTCTTCTCGTCCCCGCCGATCGTCGCCACCTCGATCTTTTCGTCCTCGGAGACGGAGTCGACCAGCGCGGTCCCGGCTGTCTTCTTGATCAGCTCCGCCTCCTCGATCGGGGTCTGCAACCCGACGGTGATGTCATTGGTGATGTGCTCGCCGGCGATCGGGATCACCTTGGAGAACCAGATGTCACCGCCACGGAACACGGAG
It includes:
- the ftsZ gene encoding cell division protein FtsZ; translated protein: MVEERNLTPPARLMVIGVGGGGGNAVDRMFDTSVKGVELVAVNTDAQVLEVVRAHRTLQIGRKLTSGLGAGGNPEIGKAAAEESREEIMDLLEGVDMVFITAGMGGGTGTGAAPVIAALAKEAGILTTAIVTRPFSFEGLARAEKAEAGIARLSQAVDALITISNDKLLKVAPADTPITKAFEMADEILRQGVEGISDLITVPGMINLDFADIESVMRGAGTAMMGIGEGEGEGKTKEAARNAISSPLLDGSIKGARKVIMNITGGSDLTLEEVTEAASLIREAVSDKADIIFGTAIRDGMEKVRLTVIATGFSVSYTGEEEGPSLGNETMLAKLEKESRLGGDDFDIPTFLRRSRKRGEEQERPWREKE